One genomic window of Daphnia pulex isolate KAP4 chromosome 10, ASM2113471v1 includes the following:
- the LOC124203521 gene encoding hemocyte protein-glutamine gamma-glutamyltransferase-like, whose translation MILTKRPGADDDVSDADAEDITSLYKNPDGMSRYQKQGDFNYHFNQGMSSPYLERRDMRGGDLRENRDMMHYPGASVRRLSINDVNRKPWYDESRHPNDSGSSAAERVSAMNAARSVERTQPMFDNRPVNEDVYFDLIEQEKVAWGQPFNLQFLIQNRSQEMRTITTILSANSVYYTGVTARRLGRSDRQFVLQPGGRETLQVRISWDEYRDKIVDYGHIKIFAMASVQETKQSWSEEDDFQLEKPKLDVQIRGNPQVGQDCFATFSFMNPISVTLTECEFTFEGPGLVRAQTVKYRDVKPGEMISFAHKFLPRFSGERKLVASFNSRELGDIIGSRPIHVRD comes from the exons ATGATCTTGACCAAGCGACCGGGAGCGGACGATGACGTCAGCGATGCCGACGCCGAGGATATCACTAGTCTTTACAAGAACCCCGATGGCATGTCCCGCTACCAGAAGCAAGGCGACTTCAACTACCACTTCA ACCAGGGAATGTCGTCACCCTATCTGGAAAGGAGAGACATGAGAGGAGGAGATTTGAGAGAAAACAGGGACATGATGCATTACCCAGGAGCATCAGTGCGCCGTTTGAGCATCAACGACGTCAACCGCAAACCCTGGTACGATGAGTCGCGTCACCCCAACGACTCGGGCAGTTCGGCGGCGGAACGCGTTTCGGCCATGAACGCGGCTCGCAGCGTCGAACGAACTCAGCCAATGTTCGACAACCGTCCCGTCAACGAAGATGTTTACTTCGACTTGATTGAGCAAGAGAAAGTTGCCTGGGGACAGCCCTTCAATCTCCAATTTCTCATTCag AACCGTTCCCAAGAAATGAGGACCATCACGACTATCCTGTCGGCCAACTCTGTTTACTACACCGGAGTCACCGCTCGTCGTCTTGGTCGCAGCGATCGTCAATTTGTTCTTCAACCCGGAGGCC GCGAAACTCTGCAAGTGCGCATCAGCTGGGACGAATACCGCGACAAAATCGTCGACTACGGCCACATCAAGATCTTTGCCATGGCGTCCGTGCAAGAGACTAAGCAGTCGTGGAGCGAAGAGGACGACTTCCAGCTCGAGAAACCCAAATTGGACGTTCAG ATCCGAGGAAACCCGCAGGTGGGCCAGGATTGCTTTGCCACGTTCAGTTTCATGAACCCCATTTCCGTCACTCTAACCGAGTGCGAGTTCACATTCGAAGGACCCGGTCTGGTTCGCGCTCAGACTGTCAAATACCG TGACGTGAAACCGGGAGAGATGATCAGCTTCGCCCACAAGTTCCTTCCGCGATTCAGCGGCGAGCGAAAACTGGTCGCCTCTTTCAATTCTCGCGAATTGGGCGACATTATCGGCTCTCGTCCCATTCATGTCCGTGATTAA
- the LOC124205823 gene encoding hemocyte protein-glutamine gamma-glutamyltransferase-like isoform X1: protein MSSPLNQPGSPGMLRRSNMGQQGSPVMLRRSMSGSSGLNNLSHSGSFVRRNNDRDGMGNNVGVSPGGNNAAYRASLVSHYAEDLDRRRRAERAVEEIRTDGSMPSDNLKIESVELFPRDNAREHRTDRYEMVFDNGREIGSPSSMMMSRSMTNMASMSSMSPMLSMDYRSSCAPSTTVLRRGQPFFFAVRMKDRNFDPRRDILRASFTFGPNPQVTKGTKVVLPFRMTQREFSRAPQKWDMRLHQQEGFNITFQVHIPANALVGLWRVNIETTTTTPGARVDEFRFKDDIYILFNPFCRDDPVYLDNEELRREYLMNETGKVFVGTHHRPKGRRWVYGQFSDVALPAAQLLLEQSGLNPTERGNPVQVVRAIASIINANEGFGLLEGKWEGSFEDGVCPWVWTGSSKIFEHYLRNGSKPVKYGQCWVFAAVATSIFRALGIPSRPVTNFVSARDTNHTLSVDKYFDIFGDEMKGGPDGDNQDAIWNFHAWSEVWMSRPDLQANCNGWQAIDPTPPPHFWQKNSGGDQKSRGPLAVEAFRRGPSSVESVRRGDIGFAFDTPYLFAEVNAEVSHFQEDETSHWGFRKIHVNNYQVGRMILTKRPGADDDVSDADAEDITSLYKNPDGMSRYQKQGDFNYHFNQGMSSPYLERRDMRGGDLRENRDMMHYPGASVRRLSINDVNRKPWYDESRHPNDSGSSAAERVSAMNAARSVERTQPMFDNRPVNEDVYFDLIEQEKVAWGQPFNLQFLIQNRSQEMRTITTILSANSVYYTGVTARRLGRSDRQFVLQPGGRETLQVRISWDEYRDKIVDYGHIKIFAMASVQETKQSWSEEDDFQLEKPKLDVQIRGNPQVGQDCFATFSFMNPISVTLTECEFTFEGPGLVRAQTVKYRDVKPGEMISFAHKFLPRFSGERKLVASFNSRELGDIIGSRPIHVRD from the exons ATGAGTTCTCCATTGAATCAACCAGGATCTCCAG GCATGTTGCGTCGTTCGAATATGGGTCAACAAGGATCACCAG TCATGTTGCGTCGCTCAATGAGCGGCAGCTCCGGATTGAACAATCTGTCCCATTCCGGAAGTTTCGTTCGTCGCAACAACGACCGCGACGGAATGGGCAACAACGTCGGAGTCAGTCCCGGTGGCAACAACGCGGCGTACCGCGCCTCATTGGTCTCGCACTACGCCGAAGATTTGGATAGACGTCGCCGCGCCGAGCGAGCTGTCGAAGAGATCCGTACCGACGGAAGTA tgCCATCAGATAACTTGAAGATCGAGTCTGTTGAGCTGTTCCCCCGAGACAACGCCCGTGAGCATCGCACTGATCGCTACGAAATGGTTTTCGACAACGGCCGT GAGATTGGATCCCCGTCATCGATGATGATGTCCAGGTCGATGACCAACATGGCTTCCATGTCGTCGATGTCGCCAATGTTGTCGATGGACTACCGTTCATCTTGCGCTCCGTCGACAACCGTTCTTCGTCGTGGCCAgcctttcttctttgctgTGCGCATGAAGGATCGTAACTTTGATCCTCGCCGGGACATCTTGAGGGCATCGTTCACTTTTG GCCCGAATCCTCAGGTGACCAAGGGAACCAAAGTGGTTTTGCCTTTCCGCATGACTCAGCGCGAATTCAGCCGGGCCCCGCAAAAGTGGGATATGCGTCTCCATCAGCAGGAGGGATTCAACATCACTTTCCAA GTTCACATTCCCGCCAACGCTTTGGTCGGATTATGGCGAGTGAACATTGAAACGACCACGACGACGCCAGGCGCCCGCGTCGACGAATTCCGTTTCAAGGATGACATTTACATCTTGTTCAACCCCTTCTGCCGCG acGACCCAGTTTACTTGGACAACGAGGAGCTCCGCAGGGAGTACCTCATGAACGAGACTGGCAAAGTCTTCGTGGGCACTCACCATCGCCCCAAAGGCCGCCGTTGGGTCTACGGACAGTTCTCTGACGTAGCCTTGCCAGCAGCTCAACTTTTGCTGGAACAGTCCGGTCTCAACCCAACGGAGAGAGGCAACCCCGTCCAAGTCGTCCGCGCCATTGCTTCCATc ATCAACGCCAACGAAGGCTTTGGTCTGTTGGAAGGCAAATGGGAGGGCTCGTTCGAGGATGGAGTTTGCCCGTGGGTCTGGACTGGAAGCTCCAAAATCTTCGAGCACTACTTGCGCAACGGATCCAAGCCAGTCAAATACGGACAATGCTGGGTCTTTGCCGCCGTCGCTACTTCCa TCTTCCGCGCTTTGGGTATTCCATCTCGTCCCGTGACCAACTTCGTTTCCGCACGCGATACCAACCACACCCTGTCCGTCGACAAGTACTTTGACATCTTCGGAGATGAGATGAAGGGTGGCCCAGATGGCGACAATCAGGATGCCATTTGGAACTTCCACGCTTG GTCTGAAGTTTGGATGTCCCGACCCGATCTCCAAGCCAACTGCAATGGATGGCAAGCAATTGACCCCACTCCCCCACCCCATTTCTGGCAGAAGAACTCCggag GTGACCAAAAGAGCCGTGGACCTTTGGCCGTTGAAGCCTTCCGTCGTGGCCCCTCTTCCGTCGAGTCCGTTCGTCGTGGTGACATCGGATTCGCCTTCGATACCCCATAC CTGTTTGCCGAAGTCAACGCTGAAGTCAGTCACTTCCAGGAGGACGAAACTTCTCACTGGGGATTCAGGAAGATTCACGTCAACAACTACCA GGTCGGCCGCATGATCTTGACCAAGCGACCGGGAGCGGACGATGACGTCAGCGATGCCGACGCCGAGGATATCACTAGTCTTTACAAGAACCCCGATGGCATGTCCCGCTACCAGAAGCAAGGCGACTTCAACTACCACTTCA ACCAGGGAATGTCGTCACCCTATCTGGAAAGGAGAGACATGAGAGGAGGAGATTTGAGAGAAAACAGGGACATGATGCATTACCCAGGAGCATCAGTGCGCCGTTTGAGCATCAACGACGTCAACCGCAAACCCTGGTACGATGAGTCGCGTCACCCCAACGACTCGGGCAGTTCGGCGGCGGAACGCGTTTCGGCCATGAACGCGGCTCGCAGCGTCGAACGAACTCAGCCAATGTTCGACAACCGTCCCGTCAACGAAGATGTTTACTTCGACTTGATTGAGCAAGAGAAAGTTGCCTGGGGACAGCCCTTCAATCTCCAATTTCTCATTCag AACCGTTCCCAAGAAATGAGGACCATCACGACTATCCTGTCGGCCAACTCTGTTTACTACACCGGAGTCACCGCTCGTCGTCTTGGTCGCAGCGATCGTCAATTTGTTCTTCAACCCGGAGGCC GCGAAACTCTGCAAGTGCGCATCAGCTGGGACGAATACCGCGACAAAATCGTCGACTACGGCCACATCAAGATCTTTGCCATGGCGTCCGTGCAAGAGACTAAGCAGTCGTGGAGCGAAGAGGACGACTTCCAGCTCGAGAAACCCAAATTGGACGTTCAG ATCCGAGGAAACCCGCAGGTGGGCCAGGATTGCTTTGCCACGTTCAGTTTCATGAACCCCATTTCCGTCACTCTAACCGAGTGCGAGTTCACGTTCGAAGGACCCGGTCTGGTTCGCGCTCAGACTGTCAAATATCG TGACGTGAAACCGGGAGAGATGATCAGCTTCGCCCACAAGTTCCTTCCGCGATTCAGCGGCGAGCGCAAACTGGTCGCCTCTTTCAATTCTCGCGAATTGGGCGACATTATCGGCTCTCGTCCCATTCATGTCCGTGATTAA
- the LOC124205830 gene encoding hemocyte protein-glutamine gamma-glutamyltransferase-like isoform X1 — protein MSSPLNQPGSPGMLRRSNMGQQGSPVMLRRSMSGSSGLNNLSHSGSFVRRNNDRDGMGNNVGVSPGGNNAAYRASLVSHYAEDLDRRRRAERAVEEIRTDGSMPSDNLKIESVELFPRDNAREHRTDRYEMVFDNGREIGSSSSMMMSRSMTNMASMSSMSPMLSMDYRSSCAPSTTVLRRGQPFFFAVRMKDRNFDPRRDILRASFTFGPNPQVTKGTKVVLPFRMTQREFSRAPQKWDMRLHQQEGFNITFQVHIPANALVGLWRVNIETTTTTPGARVDEFRFKDDIYILFNPFCRDDPVYLDNEELRREYLMNETGKVFVGTHHRPKGRRWVYGQFSDVALPAAQLLLEQSGLNPTERGNPVQVVRAIASIINANEGFGLLEGKWEGSFEDGVCPWVWTGSSKIFEHYLRNGSKPVKYGQCWVFAAVATSIFRALGIPSRPVTNFVSARDTNHTLSVDKYFDIFGDEMKGGPDGDNQDAIWNFHAWSEVWMSRPDLQANCNGWQAIDPTPPPHFWQKNSGGIFFKNKLRIAYLYRNAD, from the exons ATGAGTTCTCCATTGAATCAACCAGGATCTCCAG GCATGTTGCGTCGTTCGAATATGGGTCAACAAGGATCACCAG TCATGTTGCGTCGCTCAATGAGCGGCAGCTCCGGATTGAACAATCTGTCCCATTCCGGAAGTTTCGTTCGTCGCAACAACGACCGCGACGGAATGGGCAACAACGTCGGAGTCAGTCCCGGTGGCAACAACGCGGCGTACCGCGCCTCATTGGTCTCGCACTACGCCGAAGATTTGGATAGACGTCGCCGCGCCGAGCGAGCTGTCGAAGAGATCCGTACCGACGGAAGTA tgCCATCAGATAACTTGAAGATCGAGTCTGTTGAGCTGTTCCCCCGAGACAACGCCCGTGAGCATCGCACTGATCGCTACGAAATGGTTTTCGACAACGGCCGT GAGATTGGATCCTCGTCCTCGATGATGATGTCCAGGTCGATGACCAACATGGCTTCCATGTCGTCGATGTCGCCAATGTTGTCGATGGACTACCGTTCATCTTGCGCTCCGTCGACAACCGTTCTTCGTCGTGGCCAgcctttcttctttgctgTGCGCATGAAGGATCGTAACTTTGATCCTCGCCGGGACATCTTGAGGGCATCGTTCACTTTTG gccCGAATCCTCAGGTGACCAAGGGAACCAAAGTGGTTTTGCCTTTCCGCATGACTCAGCGCGAATTCAGCCGGGCCCCGCAAAAGTGGGATATGCGTCTCCATCAGCAGGAGGGATTCAACATCACTTTCCAA GTTCACATTCCCGCCAACGCTTTGGTCGGATTATGGCGAGTGAACATTGAAACGACCACGACGACGCCAGGCGCCCGCGTCGACGAATTCCGTTTCAAGGATGACATTTACATCTTGTTCAACCCCTTCTGCCGCG ACGACCCAGTTTACTTGGACAACGAGGAGCTCCGCAGGGAGTACCTCATGAACGAGACTGGCAAAGTCTTCGTGGGCACTCACCATCGCCCCAAAGGCCGCCGTTGGGTCTACGGACAGTTCTCTGACGTAGCCTTGCCAGCAGCTCAACTTTTGCTGGAACAGTCCGGTCTCAACCCAACGGAGAGAGGCAACCCCGTCCAAGTCGTCCGCGCCATTGCTTCCATc ATCAACGCCAACGAAGGCTTTGGTCTGTTGGAAGGCAAATGGGAGGGCTCGTTCGAGGATGGAGTTTGCCCGTGGGTCTGGACTGGAAGCTCCAAAATCTTCGAGCACTACTTGCGCAACGGATCCAAGCCAGTCAAATACGGACAATGCTGGGTCTTTGCCGCCGTCGCTACTTCCa TCTTCCGCGCTTTGGGTATTCCATCTCGTCCCGTGACCAACTTCGTTTCCGCACGCGATACCAACCACACCCTGTCCGTCGACAAGTACTTTGACATCTTCGGAGATGAGATGAAGGGTGGCCCAGATGGCGACAATCAGGATGCCATTTGGAACTTCCACGCTTG GTCTGAAGTTTGGATGTCCCGACCCGATCTCCAAGCCAACTGCAATGGATGGCAAGCAATTGACCCCACTCCCCCACCCCATTTCTGGCAGAAGAACTCCGgtggtatattttttaaaaataaactacgAATCGCTTATCTATATAGAAACGcggattaa
- the LOC124205823 gene encoding hemocyte protein-glutamine gamma-glutamyltransferase-like isoform X2 — MSSPLNQPGSPGMLRRSNMGQQGSPVMLRRSMSGSSGLNNLSHSGSFVRRNNDRDGMGNNVGVSPGGNNAAYRASLVSHYAEDLDRRRRAERAVEEIRTDGMPSDNLKIESVELFPRDNAREHRTDRYEMVFDNGREIGSPSSMMMSRSMTNMASMSSMSPMLSMDYRSSCAPSTTVLRRGQPFFFAVRMKDRNFDPRRDILRASFTFGPNPQVTKGTKVVLPFRMTQREFSRAPQKWDMRLHQQEGFNITFQVHIPANALVGLWRVNIETTTTTPGARVDEFRFKDDIYILFNPFCRDDPVYLDNEELRREYLMNETGKVFVGTHHRPKGRRWVYGQFSDVALPAAQLLLEQSGLNPTERGNPVQVVRAIASIINANEGFGLLEGKWEGSFEDGVCPWVWTGSSKIFEHYLRNGSKPVKYGQCWVFAAVATSIFRALGIPSRPVTNFVSARDTNHTLSVDKYFDIFGDEMKGGPDGDNQDAIWNFHAWSEVWMSRPDLQANCNGWQAIDPTPPPHFWQKNSGGDQKSRGPLAVEAFRRGPSSVESVRRGDIGFAFDTPYLFAEVNAEVSHFQEDETSHWGFRKIHVNNYQVGRMILTKRPGADDDVSDADAEDITSLYKNPDGMSRYQKQGDFNYHFNQGMSSPYLERRDMRGGDLRENRDMMHYPGASVRRLSINDVNRKPWYDESRHPNDSGSSAAERVSAMNAARSVERTQPMFDNRPVNEDVYFDLIEQEKVAWGQPFNLQFLIQNRSQEMRTITTILSANSVYYTGVTARRLGRSDRQFVLQPGGRETLQVRISWDEYRDKIVDYGHIKIFAMASVQETKQSWSEEDDFQLEKPKLDVQIRGNPQVGQDCFATFSFMNPISVTLTECEFTFEGPGLVRAQTVKYRDVKPGEMISFAHKFLPRFSGERKLVASFNSRELGDIIGSRPIHVRD, encoded by the exons ATGAGTTCTCCATTGAATCAACCAGGATCTCCAG GCATGTTGCGTCGTTCGAATATGGGTCAACAAGGATCACCAG TCATGTTGCGTCGCTCAATGAGCGGCAGCTCCGGATTGAACAATCTGTCCCATTCCGGAAGTTTCGTTCGTCGCAACAACGACCGCGACGGAATGGGCAACAACGTCGGAGTCAGTCCCGGTGGCAACAACGCGGCGTACCGCGCCTCATTGGTCTCGCACTACGCCGAAGATTTGGATAGACGTCGCCGCGCCGAGCGAGCTGTCGAAGAGATCCGTACCGACGGAA tgCCATCAGATAACTTGAAGATCGAGTCTGTTGAGCTGTTCCCCCGAGACAACGCCCGTGAGCATCGCACTGATCGCTACGAAATGGTTTTCGACAACGGCCGT GAGATTGGATCCCCGTCATCGATGATGATGTCCAGGTCGATGACCAACATGGCTTCCATGTCGTCGATGTCGCCAATGTTGTCGATGGACTACCGTTCATCTTGCGCTCCGTCGACAACCGTTCTTCGTCGTGGCCAgcctttcttctttgctgTGCGCATGAAGGATCGTAACTTTGATCCTCGCCGGGACATCTTGAGGGCATCGTTCACTTTTG GCCCGAATCCTCAGGTGACCAAGGGAACCAAAGTGGTTTTGCCTTTCCGCATGACTCAGCGCGAATTCAGCCGGGCCCCGCAAAAGTGGGATATGCGTCTCCATCAGCAGGAGGGATTCAACATCACTTTCCAA GTTCACATTCCCGCCAACGCTTTGGTCGGATTATGGCGAGTGAACATTGAAACGACCACGACGACGCCAGGCGCCCGCGTCGACGAATTCCGTTTCAAGGATGACATTTACATCTTGTTCAACCCCTTCTGCCGCG acGACCCAGTTTACTTGGACAACGAGGAGCTCCGCAGGGAGTACCTCATGAACGAGACTGGCAAAGTCTTCGTGGGCACTCACCATCGCCCCAAAGGCCGCCGTTGGGTCTACGGACAGTTCTCTGACGTAGCCTTGCCAGCAGCTCAACTTTTGCTGGAACAGTCCGGTCTCAACCCAACGGAGAGAGGCAACCCCGTCCAAGTCGTCCGCGCCATTGCTTCCATc ATCAACGCCAACGAAGGCTTTGGTCTGTTGGAAGGCAAATGGGAGGGCTCGTTCGAGGATGGAGTTTGCCCGTGGGTCTGGACTGGAAGCTCCAAAATCTTCGAGCACTACTTGCGCAACGGATCCAAGCCAGTCAAATACGGACAATGCTGGGTCTTTGCCGCCGTCGCTACTTCCa TCTTCCGCGCTTTGGGTATTCCATCTCGTCCCGTGACCAACTTCGTTTCCGCACGCGATACCAACCACACCCTGTCCGTCGACAAGTACTTTGACATCTTCGGAGATGAGATGAAGGGTGGCCCAGATGGCGACAATCAGGATGCCATTTGGAACTTCCACGCTTG GTCTGAAGTTTGGATGTCCCGACCCGATCTCCAAGCCAACTGCAATGGATGGCAAGCAATTGACCCCACTCCCCCACCCCATTTCTGGCAGAAGAACTCCggag GTGACCAAAAGAGCCGTGGACCTTTGGCCGTTGAAGCCTTCCGTCGTGGCCCCTCTTCCGTCGAGTCCGTTCGTCGTGGTGACATCGGATTCGCCTTCGATACCCCATAC CTGTTTGCCGAAGTCAACGCTGAAGTCAGTCACTTCCAGGAGGACGAAACTTCTCACTGGGGATTCAGGAAGATTCACGTCAACAACTACCA GGTCGGCCGCATGATCTTGACCAAGCGACCGGGAGCGGACGATGACGTCAGCGATGCCGACGCCGAGGATATCACTAGTCTTTACAAGAACCCCGATGGCATGTCCCGCTACCAGAAGCAAGGCGACTTCAACTACCACTTCA ACCAGGGAATGTCGTCACCCTATCTGGAAAGGAGAGACATGAGAGGAGGAGATTTGAGAGAAAACAGGGACATGATGCATTACCCAGGAGCATCAGTGCGCCGTTTGAGCATCAACGACGTCAACCGCAAACCCTGGTACGATGAGTCGCGTCACCCCAACGACTCGGGCAGTTCGGCGGCGGAACGCGTTTCGGCCATGAACGCGGCTCGCAGCGTCGAACGAACTCAGCCAATGTTCGACAACCGTCCCGTCAACGAAGATGTTTACTTCGACTTGATTGAGCAAGAGAAAGTTGCCTGGGGACAGCCCTTCAATCTCCAATTTCTCATTCag AACCGTTCCCAAGAAATGAGGACCATCACGACTATCCTGTCGGCCAACTCTGTTTACTACACCGGAGTCACCGCTCGTCGTCTTGGTCGCAGCGATCGTCAATTTGTTCTTCAACCCGGAGGCC GCGAAACTCTGCAAGTGCGCATCAGCTGGGACGAATACCGCGACAAAATCGTCGACTACGGCCACATCAAGATCTTTGCCATGGCGTCCGTGCAAGAGACTAAGCAGTCGTGGAGCGAAGAGGACGACTTCCAGCTCGAGAAACCCAAATTGGACGTTCAG ATCCGAGGAAACCCGCAGGTGGGCCAGGATTGCTTTGCCACGTTCAGTTTCATGAACCCCATTTCCGTCACTCTAACCGAGTGCGAGTTCACGTTCGAAGGACCCGGTCTGGTTCGCGCTCAGACTGTCAAATATCG TGACGTGAAACCGGGAGAGATGATCAGCTTCGCCCACAAGTTCCTTCCGCGATTCAGCGGCGAGCGCAAACTGGTCGCCTCTTTCAATTCTCGCGAATTGGGCGACATTATCGGCTCTCGTCCCATTCATGTCCGTGATTAA
- the LOC124205830 gene encoding hemocyte protein-glutamine gamma-glutamyltransferase-like isoform X2: MSSPLNQPGSPGMLRRSNMGQQGSPVMLRRSMSGSSGLNNLSHSGSFVRRNNDRDGMGNNVGVSPGGNNAAYRASLVSHYAEDLDRRRRAERAVEEIRTDGMPSDNLKIESVELFPRDNAREHRTDRYEMVFDNGREIGSSSSMMMSRSMTNMASMSSMSPMLSMDYRSSCAPSTTVLRRGQPFFFAVRMKDRNFDPRRDILRASFTFGPNPQVTKGTKVVLPFRMTQREFSRAPQKWDMRLHQQEGFNITFQVHIPANALVGLWRVNIETTTTTPGARVDEFRFKDDIYILFNPFCRDDPVYLDNEELRREYLMNETGKVFVGTHHRPKGRRWVYGQFSDVALPAAQLLLEQSGLNPTERGNPVQVVRAIASIINANEGFGLLEGKWEGSFEDGVCPWVWTGSSKIFEHYLRNGSKPVKYGQCWVFAAVATSIFRALGIPSRPVTNFVSARDTNHTLSVDKYFDIFGDEMKGGPDGDNQDAIWNFHAWSEVWMSRPDLQANCNGWQAIDPTPPPHFWQKNSGGIFFKNKLRIAYLYRNAD; the protein is encoded by the exons ATGAGTTCTCCATTGAATCAACCAGGATCTCCAG GCATGTTGCGTCGTTCGAATATGGGTCAACAAGGATCACCAG TCATGTTGCGTCGCTCAATGAGCGGCAGCTCCGGATTGAACAATCTGTCCCATTCCGGAAGTTTCGTTCGTCGCAACAACGACCGCGACGGAATGGGCAACAACGTCGGAGTCAGTCCCGGTGGCAACAACGCGGCGTACCGCGCCTCATTGGTCTCGCACTACGCCGAAGATTTGGATAGACGTCGCCGCGCCGAGCGAGCTGTCGAAGAGATCCGTACCGACGGAA tgCCATCAGATAACTTGAAGATCGAGTCTGTTGAGCTGTTCCCCCGAGACAACGCCCGTGAGCATCGCACTGATCGCTACGAAATGGTTTTCGACAACGGCCGT GAGATTGGATCCTCGTCCTCGATGATGATGTCCAGGTCGATGACCAACATGGCTTCCATGTCGTCGATGTCGCCAATGTTGTCGATGGACTACCGTTCATCTTGCGCTCCGTCGACAACCGTTCTTCGTCGTGGCCAgcctttcttctttgctgTGCGCATGAAGGATCGTAACTTTGATCCTCGCCGGGACATCTTGAGGGCATCGTTCACTTTTG gccCGAATCCTCAGGTGACCAAGGGAACCAAAGTGGTTTTGCCTTTCCGCATGACTCAGCGCGAATTCAGCCGGGCCCCGCAAAAGTGGGATATGCGTCTCCATCAGCAGGAGGGATTCAACATCACTTTCCAA GTTCACATTCCCGCCAACGCTTTGGTCGGATTATGGCGAGTGAACATTGAAACGACCACGACGACGCCAGGCGCCCGCGTCGACGAATTCCGTTTCAAGGATGACATTTACATCTTGTTCAACCCCTTCTGCCGCG ACGACCCAGTTTACTTGGACAACGAGGAGCTCCGCAGGGAGTACCTCATGAACGAGACTGGCAAAGTCTTCGTGGGCACTCACCATCGCCCCAAAGGCCGCCGTTGGGTCTACGGACAGTTCTCTGACGTAGCCTTGCCAGCAGCTCAACTTTTGCTGGAACAGTCCGGTCTCAACCCAACGGAGAGAGGCAACCCCGTCCAAGTCGTCCGCGCCATTGCTTCCATc ATCAACGCCAACGAAGGCTTTGGTCTGTTGGAAGGCAAATGGGAGGGCTCGTTCGAGGATGGAGTTTGCCCGTGGGTCTGGACTGGAAGCTCCAAAATCTTCGAGCACTACTTGCGCAACGGATCCAAGCCAGTCAAATACGGACAATGCTGGGTCTTTGCCGCCGTCGCTACTTCCa TCTTCCGCGCTTTGGGTATTCCATCTCGTCCCGTGACCAACTTCGTTTCCGCACGCGATACCAACCACACCCTGTCCGTCGACAAGTACTTTGACATCTTCGGAGATGAGATGAAGGGTGGCCCAGATGGCGACAATCAGGATGCCATTTGGAACTTCCACGCTTG GTCTGAAGTTTGGATGTCCCGACCCGATCTCCAAGCCAACTGCAATGGATGGCAAGCAATTGACCCCACTCCCCCACCCCATTTCTGGCAGAAGAACTCCGgtggtatattttttaaaaataaactacgAATCGCTTATCTATATAGAAACGcggattaa